In the Hordeum vulgare subsp. vulgare chromosome 7H, MorexV3_pseudomolecules_assembly, whole genome shotgun sequence genome, one interval contains:
- the LOC123412243 gene encoding uncharacterized acetyltransferase At3g50280-like: MTTEDSAPVRIVSCRMVRPSLSGVATCSAEPAAETVHLAPWDLQMLTVDYIQKGILLPKPPAGDGGERLVERLASSFARALGRFYPFAGRLAAEEQLEGSGVTVSLRCTSEGAEFVHAVAPGATVADVAASLYIPRVVWSFFPLDGLVGADAVAGSRPVLAAQVTELADGVFVAMSLSHAVADGTAFWHLFNTWAEMSRSGGDDAEMFTPPPVLERWFPDACPVPVPLPFAKLEHMIRRFDCPPVEECFVHFSAESIKNLKARANAEVASAGVGSATSTPTLSSLQSLLAHVWRAVCRARRLSPVEETTYTVLVGYRGRVKRIPQAYAGNAVVRATARSTAGEILDRGLGWTAQLLNSTITSLDVAALVGSLSYWHRDPRFAYLAGFWNPAMMVTGNSPRFDVYGNDFGWGAPLAVRSGGANKVDGRVTVYEGLGGGGSMGMEVCLAPEALARLAADDEFIYQEFGTDVQL; the protein is encoded by the coding sequence ATGACGACGGAGGATTCTGCCCCCGTCCGCATCGTCTCCTGCCGCATGGTGCGGCCGTCTTTGAGCGGCGTGGCGACGTGCTCAGCCGAGCCTGCGGCCGAGACGGTGCACCTTGCGCCGTGGGACCTCCAGATGCTGACCGTGGACTACATCCAGAAGGGCATCCTCCTACCTAAGCCCCCCGCCGGAGACGGCGGCGAGCGCCTCGTCGAGCGCCTTGCTTCCTCCTTCGCCCGTGCTCTGGGACGCTTCTACCCCTTTGCCGGCCGCCTCGCAGCCGAGGAGCAGCTGGAGGGCAGCGGCGTCACCGTCTCTCTGCGCTGCACCAGCGAGGGCGCAGAGTTCGTCCACGCGGTGGCGCCCGGCGCCACAGTGGCTGATGTCGCGGCCTCGCTGTACATCCCCCGTGTGGTCTGGTCCTTTTTCCCACTCGACGGGTTAGTCGGCGCGGATGCCGTGGCTGGATCGCGCCCCGTCCTTGCCGCGCAGGTCACCGAGCTCGCCGACGGCGTGTTTGTGGCCATGTCGCTCAGCCACGCCGTTGCCGATGGAACTGCCTTCTGGCACCTCTTCAACACCTGGGCCGAGATGAGCCGGAGTGGTGGCGACGACGCCGAGATGTTCACGCCGCCGCCGGTGCTCGAGCGTTGGTTCCCCGATGCCTGCCCTGTACCGGTCCCTCTGCCGTTCGCCAAGCTGGAGCATATGATCCGGCGATTCGATTGCCCTCCGGTGGAGGAGTGCTTCGTCCATTTCTCCGCCGAGAGCATCAAGAACCTGAAGGCCAGAGCGAACGCCGAGGTGGCCAGCGCCGGCGTCGGCTCGGCCACCTCCACTCCCACCCTCTCGTCCCTCCAGTCCCTGCTCGCTCACGTCTGGCGCGCAGTCTGTCGCGCCCGGCGCCTGTCACCGGTGGAAGAGACGACATACACCGTGCTCGTTGGGTACCGCGGCCGTGTCAAGCGCATACCACAAGCCTACGCAGGGAACGCCGTGGTGCGCGCCACGGCGAGGTCCACAGCCGGCGAGATCCTGGACAGGGGACTGGGGTGGACGGCGCAGCTGCTGAACAGCACTATCACGTCGCTCGACGTGGCGGCGCTGGTGGGCTCGCTGTCTTACTGGCACCGGGACCCGAGGTTCGCTTACCTGGCGGGGTTCTGGAACCCGGCGATGATGGTGACCGGGAACTCGCCGCGGTTCGACGTTTATGGGAACGACTTTGGGTGGGGCGCGCCGTTGGCCGTGCGGAGCGGTGGCGCAAACAAGGTGGACGGGAGGGTGACGGTGTACGAGGGCCTTGGGGGCGGTGGGAGCATGGGGATGGAGGTGTGCCTCGCGCCGGAGGCGCTCGCGCGGCTAGCTGCAGACGATGAGTTCATCTATCAGGAGTTCGGGACTGACGTACAGTTGTAG